Proteins encoded within one genomic window of Nitrospirota bacterium:
- a CDS encoding RNA-binding protein — protein sequence MEKKLYVGNISFQATEDDLRELFAKSGDVESVKMITDQFTGKPKGFGFVEMATEEDAKNAITALNGTTFMDRAMTVAEAKPQQPREKRSFGGGGGGRGGFGGGKGGFGGNKGFGRDRG from the coding sequence GTGGAAAAGAAGCTTTATGTCGGCAATATCTCATTTCAGGCAACAGAGGATGATCTGAGAGAACTCTTTGCAAAAAGCGGTGATGTAGAATCCGTTAAGATGATAACTGACCAGTTTACGGGCAAGCCCAAGGGATTTGGCTTTGTAGAAATGGCAACGGAAGAAGATGCAAAAAATGCAATAACAGCGCTGAATGGCACAACATTTATGGACAGGGCCATGACCGTGGCAGAAGCAAAACCTCAGCAGCCCAGAGAAAAGCGCAGCTTTGGCGGCGGTGGCGGCGGCAGAGGCGGTTTCGGTGGCGGCAAGGGCGGATTTGGCGGCAATAAAGGTTTCGGAAGAGATCGGGGATAG
- the wrbA gene encoding NAD(P)H:quinone oxidoreductase: MKVLIVFYSMYGHIYRMAEAVAAGAREVEGAEIIVRRVPETLSEEILAKMGAIEPQKAFTHIPVCTVDELPEADAIIFGTPTRFGNMCGQMKQFLDATGKLWISGKLVGKVGSVFASSATQHGGQESTILTFHVPLLAHGFIIVGLPYAFQGQMRNDEITGCSPYGSSTVAGTSGERTPTENELAGARYQGKHVASITARLCR; this comes from the coding sequence ATGAAAGTATTGATCGTTTTCTATTCAATGTACGGGCACATTTATAGGATGGCTGAAGCTGTTGCTGCCGGAGCAAGGGAGGTTGAAGGGGCAGAGATCATTGTCCGCCGCGTTCCCGAGACCCTGAGCGAAGAGATCCTTGCCAAGATGGGGGCTATTGAGCCTCAGAAGGCATTTACGCATATCCCTGTCTGCACGGTTGACGAACTGCCTGAGGCTGATGCCATTATATTCGGCACACCTACCCGGTTTGGCAATATGTGCGGCCAGATGAAGCAGTTCCTTGATGCGACAGGCAAGCTCTGGATAAGCGGAAAGCTTGTCGGCAAGGTCGGCAGTGTCTTTGCCAGTTCAGCTACGCAGCACGGCGGTCAGGAGTCCACCATTCTTACCTTTCATGTACCTCTTCTGGCACATGGCTTTATCATCGTCGGCCTGCCCTACGCATTCCAGGGCCAGATGAGGAATGATGAGATAACCGGCTGCTCACCATACGGTTCATCTACGGTTGCCGGGACATCGGGTGAGCGGACACCGACTGAAAACGAACTTGCAGGCGCCCGCTATCAGGGTAAACACGTTGCATCGATAACAGCCAGACTCTGCCGCTGA
- a CDS encoding 30S ribosomal protein S21 → MDIKVTGNDVEKALKLLKRQLQKDGLFREIKQRSFYEKPSEKDKRKRREAQKKRLKALKGRRPVKRAE, encoded by the coding sequence TTGGATATTAAAGTCACAGGAAATGATGTTGAAAAAGCGCTAAAATTACTGAAACGCCAGTTGCAGAAAGACGGGCTTTTCCGTGAGATCAAGCAGAGGAGCTTTTACGAAAAACCCTCTGAAAAAGACAAGCGGAAGCGCAGAGAAGCCCAGAAGAAACGGCTGAAGGCCCTGAAGGGCAGAAGGCCTGTCAAAAGGGCCGAATAG
- a CDS encoding ABC transporter ATP-binding protein has product MLRIRNLESGYDSLKVLRHISIHVSAGEIVTIIGANGAGKTTLLKTIAGLIRSTAGEMLFEKQEIARLSPEKIVFLGCSLVPEGRQVFAPMTVRENLLLGGYVQYQRNKKDEVDADLERIFGLFPRLKEREAQLAGTLSGGEQQMLAIGRALMARPRLIMMDEPSMGLAPLIVKDIFSIIRKLRDEGNTVLLVEQNAKAALGIADRGYVLETGRIILEENAEDLLSNRDVQRAYLGRDLDTEVKI; this is encoded by the coding sequence ATGCTTAGGATCAGGAACCTCGAATCAGGATACGACAGCCTCAAGGTCCTGCGGCATATATCGATCCATGTCAGTGCCGGAGAGATCGTCACTATTATCGGGGCGAACGGCGCAGGCAAAACAACCCTGCTCAAGACCATTGCGGGCCTTATCAGGTCAACGGCAGGCGAGATGCTTTTTGAAAAGCAGGAGATCGCGCGGCTGTCTCCGGAAAAGATCGTATTCCTCGGCTGTTCGCTTGTGCCGGAGGGCAGACAGGTATTTGCGCCGATGACGGTCAGAGAAAATCTGCTTTTGGGCGGGTATGTTCAGTATCAGCGCAACAAGAAAGATGAGGTTGATGCGGATCTTGAGCGTATCTTCGGGCTCTTCCCCAGACTGAAAGAGCGGGAAGCGCAGCTTGCCGGAACCCTCTCCGGCGGAGAACAGCAGATGCTCGCGATCGGCAGGGCATTGATGGCGCGGCCAAGGCTGATCATGATGGATGAGCCGTCCATGGGCCTTGCACCTCTGATCGTGAAGGATATTTTCTCGATCATCAGAAAGCTCCGGGACGAAGGCAACACCGTATTGCTCGTTGAGCAGAACGCAAAGGCAGCACTCGGCATTGCTGACAGGGGCTATGTGCTTGAGACAGGAAGGATCATTCTTGAGGAAAATGCTGAGGACCTGCTGTCGAACCGCGATGTGCAGAGGGCCTATCTCGGCAGGGATCTTGATACGGAAGTGAAGATATAG
- a CDS encoding ABC transporter ATP-binding protein: protein MSLLEVQDLSKRFGGLKAVDHVSFSVQEGSIKALIGPNGAGKTTLFNLLSGVLPSDSGAIRFNDAAIHKLQPYQVAAKGMSRTFQHIRLFTHMSALENIMIGRHIHTRAGFLSGMMALPWTRKEEHAARARSLEIMAFLGIADLAETEATSLAYGQQRTLEIARALACEPKLLLLDEPAAGLNMRETAEMAKLISRIRDTGVTVLLVEHDMSLVMNISDEIVVLSYGQKIADDKPLAIQKNPEVIRVYLGEDDA, encoded by the coding sequence ATGAGCCTCCTTGAGGTGCAGGATCTCAGCAAGCGTTTCGGCGGGCTGAAGGCTGTGGACCATGTCAGTTTCTCCGTGCAGGAAGGCTCTATCAAGGCGCTGATCGGGCCGAACGGCGCAGGAAAGACAACCCTCTTCAACCTTCTTTCAGGGGTATTGCCATCCGACTCGGGTGCGATCCGATTCAATGATGCAGCTATTCATAAACTTCAGCCCTATCAGGTCGCGGCAAAGGGCATGTCGCGGACCTTTCAGCATATCCGTCTCTTCACCCATATGTCCGCACTTGAGAACATCATGATCGGCAGACATATACACACCAGGGCAGGCTTCCTTTCCGGCATGATGGCCCTCCCCTGGACCAGAAAAGAAGAGCATGCCGCCCGTGCGCGCTCTCTCGAGATCATGGCCTTTCTGGGCATAGCTGATCTCGCAGAGACTGAAGCGACAAGCCTTGCATACGGCCAGCAGAGGACCCTTGAGATCGCCAGGGCCCTTGCCTGTGAGCCGAAACTGCTGCTCCTTGACGAACCTGCAGCAGGCCTGAATATGCGTGAAACTGCAGAAATGGCAAAACTGATCTCCCGCATCCGCGATACCGGCGTAACGGTCCTGCTTGTCGAACATGACATGTCTCTGGTGATGAACATCTCTGACGAGATCGTTGTCCTGAGCTATGGCCAGAAGATCGCTGACGACAAGCCCCTCGCTATTCAGAAGAACCCTGAGGTGATCAGGGTCTATCTCGGGGAAGATGATGCTTAG
- a CDS encoding branched-chain amino acid ABC transporter permease — MLRSKFLPIIIFVIAIVSVQVLTGLTDKAQYLTQLTMTGYYSLVIIGLCMLIGYAGQISLGHAGFFAIGGYVSAFLTTYNLAPHKEKPLVSVLSKTGLLGSMQDLYGGDTMVVNPWLACIAAVAVTVLIAYIIGGPILKLKGHYLAMATLGFGTIVYKVVLATSFFGAADGLSDIPGFKVLPGLEVSGKPGLRVQNYYIAWGLVALGMLLLTNLIHSRVGRALRSIHSAEDAANAMGINTGRYKLNIFVLSAVFAALAGVFLTHYNGGIGPSEASIMKSVRYVAIVAIGGMANLWGALAMGFVLNFLSLRGYFGSYDDAIFGVILILIMLFAPEGLLRREVFQGLKKRLSGKKSAGGQQA, encoded by the coding sequence ATGCTGCGGTCAAAGTTCCTGCCCATTATTATCTTCGTCATAGCCATCGTCTCGGTGCAGGTCCTGACAGGACTGACAGACAAGGCCCAGTACCTGACCCAGCTGACCATGACCGGATATTATTCACTGGTCATCATCGGGCTCTGCATGCTGATCGGATACGCCGGGCAGATATCGCTGGGCCATGCCGGTTTCTTTGCCATAGGCGGCTATGTATCCGCCTTTCTTACAACTTACAATCTCGCTCCTCACAAGGAAAAACCTCTTGTCAGCGTCCTTTCAAAAACAGGCCTGCTTGGCAGCATGCAGGACCTCTATGGAGGCGACACGATGGTCGTTAATCCATGGCTGGCCTGTATTGCTGCGGTAGCGGTCACCGTGCTGATCGCTTACATCATCGGCGGGCCGATCCTCAAACTGAAGGGCCATTACCTTGCCATGGCAACGCTCGGATTCGGCACTATTGTTTACAAGGTCGTTCTGGCCACCTCGTTCTTCGGCGCTGCCGACGGACTCTCGGACATTCCCGGCTTCAAGGTCCTGCCCGGTCTTGAGGTGAGCGGCAAACCCGGGCTGCGTGTACAGAACTATTACATTGCCTGGGGCCTGGTCGCGCTTGGCATGCTGCTGCTGACGAACCTGATCCATTCACGCGTCGGCAGGGCGCTCCGCTCCATCCATAGTGCAGAGGACGCGGCCAATGCCATGGGCATTAATACCGGCAGATACAAGCTGAACATCTTTGTCCTGAGCGCGGTCTTCGCTGCCCTGGCTGGCGTGTTTCTCACCCACTACAATGGCGGCATCGGACCATCCGAGGCGTCCATCATGAAGTCGGTCAGGTATGTCGCGATCGTGGCCATAGGCGGCATGGCAAATCTCTGGGGCGCGCTTGCCATGGGATTCGTTCTGAACTTCCTTTCGCTTCGGGGTTACTTCGGTTCATACGACGATGCGATCTTCGGCGTCATCCTGATTCTTATTATGCTGTTTGCGCCTGAAGGACTGCTGCGCAGAGAGGTTTTTCAGGGACTGAAGAAACGGCTCTCAGGCAAAAAGTCTGCGGGAGGCCAACAGGCATGA
- a CDS encoding phenylacetate--CoA ligase, with product MFWEPEKECMDREELRQLQLEQLQATLSRVYMNVPFYRKKFDEMAVDPDEFRSLDDLRKLPFTTKNDLRDNYPYGLFAVPLREVVRIHASSGTTGMSTVVGYTKNDIKNWSNLVARVLTAGGVTKDDVVQIAFGYSLFTGGFGLHYGAERIGASVIPISSGNTARQIKIMQDFKTTALVCTPSYALLIADTIQEMGIDINALSLKYGLFGAEPWSEKMRQEIQDKLRIVATDNYGLSEVMGPGVAGECLERNGLHINEDHFLVEIINPETLEPVAPGEIGELVITTLTKEAFPVIRFRTRDLTRLMPEPCPCGRKTVKMQRVMGRTDDMLIIRGVNVFPSQIENVLMSVEGTEPHYQIVVDRKGALDEVTVMVEVSESIFFDEMKKQHELIETIKRRLASELSISVQVKLVEKKTIERTEGKAKRVIDNRKL from the coding sequence ATGTTCTGGGAACCCGAAAAAGAATGCATGGACCGTGAGGAACTGAGACAACTGCAGCTTGAGCAGCTTCAGGCCACCCTGTCGCGGGTATATATGAATGTACCCTTCTATCGGAAGAAGTTCGATGAGATGGCTGTTGACCCTGATGAATTCAGGTCACTTGACGATCTGAGAAAACTCCCGTTCACGACCAAAAATGACCTCCGTGACAATTATCCCTATGGCCTCTTCGCCGTACCTCTGCGGGAAGTGGTCAGGATCCATGCATCTTCAGGTACGACCGGCATGTCCACGGTTGTAGGCTATACAAAAAACGACATCAAGAACTGGTCGAACCTTGTTGCGCGGGTGCTCACTGCAGGCGGCGTCACAAAAGATGACGTTGTCCAGATAGCCTTCGGATACAGTCTCTTCACCGGCGGGTTCGGTCTGCACTACGGCGCAGAGCGGATCGGCGCGTCGGTCATCCCGATCTCAAGCGGCAACACAGCCCGGCAGATCAAGATCATGCAGGACTTCAAGACAACGGCGCTGGTCTGCACCCCCAGCTATGCCCTGCTGATCGCTGACACGATCCAGGAGATGGGGATCGATATCAACGCCCTTTCTCTCAAATACGGCCTCTTCGGCGCGGAGCCCTGGTCGGAAAAGATGCGGCAGGAGATCCAGGACAAGCTCAGGATCGTTGCAACGGACAACTACGGTCTGAGCGAAGTGATGGGTCCGGGCGTTGCCGGTGAATGCCTTGAACGCAACGGTCTGCACATTAACGAAGATCATTTCCTCGTGGAGATCATCAACCCCGAGACCCTTGAACCCGTTGCTCCCGGCGAGATCGGTGAACTGGTGATAACGACCCTCACCAAAGAGGCATTTCCGGTGATCAGGTTCAGGACGCGTGACCTCACCCGTCTCATGCCTGAGCCCTGCCCCTGCGGCAGAAAGACCGTGAAGATGCAGCGCGTCATGGGCAGGACCGATGATATGCTGATCATCCGGGGAGTGAATGTCTTCCCGTCACAGATCGAGAATGTATTGATGAGCGTTGAGGGGACAGAGCCCCATTACCAGATCGTGGTCGACCGCAAAGGCGCGCTTGATGAGGTGACGGTCATGGTCGAAGTATCAGAGTCGATCTTCTTTGACGAAATGAAGAAACAGCACGAACTCATCGAGACGATCAAAAGGCGTCTTGCCTCAGAGCTGAGCATATCGGTTCAGGTGAAACTCGTGGAGAAGAAGACCATAGAACGCACTGAAGGCAAGGCGAAACGGGTAATCGATAACAGAAAGCTATAG
- a CDS encoding FAD-dependent oxidoreductase, protein MTTYDYDIGILGGGSAGLTVAAGAAQFGAKALLVEKEKVLGGDCLHYGCVPSKTLIKTAHVYHLMKNAQKFGLPRSEVTPVDFRDVSSRIRSVISQIQAHDSVERFCSLGAKVEFGDTEFLDEHMVRIGERSYSAKNWVIATGSSPDLPKIEGLDRTPYLTNRDIFYLDSLPTSLIILGGGPIAIEMAQAFCRLGTTVSVIQRSGQILSREDRDMADAVMQNLAVEGVKFYLDRSVISVRNSETGREVLMRGKDSRQETIVADEILVAMGREPNLKGLGLENAGVEFDGKGLKLDSRLRTTQKHIFGAGDVTGAYQFTHAAGYEGGVVLTNAVLHLPRKADYTFFPWCTYTDPELANIGMNETAAEGAGLQPAVWIEEFKMNDRGLAEGEGLGRIKLVLDAKEKPLGVQILGLHAGELISEWVAALNGGVKLSTLAGAVHPYPTLAEINKRVVGNYFSGKIFSEKVKKTLRFFFHLRGRACGEK, encoded by the coding sequence ATGACAACATACGACTATGACATCGGCATTCTTGGCGGCGGGTCTGCCGGCTTGACCGTGGCTGCCGGCGCAGCGCAGTTCGGCGCTAAGGCGCTGCTTGTTGAAAAGGAAAAGGTGCTGGGCGGGGACTGTCTGCATTACGGATGCGTGCCGTCAAAGACATTGATCAAGACAGCGCATGTTTATCACCTGATGAAAAATGCGCAGAAATTTGGCCTTCCCCGGTCTGAGGTAACCCCCGTTGATTTCCGCGACGTGTCGTCCAGGATAAGATCTGTGATCAGTCAGATCCAGGCGCACGATTCAGTTGAGCGGTTCTGCAGCCTTGGCGCAAAGGTTGAGTTCGGCGACACTGAATTTCTGGATGAACATATGGTCAGGATAGGGGAAAGAAGCTATTCGGCAAAGAACTGGGTGATCGCAACAGGATCGTCTCCTGATTTACCGAAGATAGAAGGGCTGGACAGGACGCCATATTTGACGAACAGGGATATCTTTTATCTCGACTCTCTGCCGACGTCGCTGATCATCCTTGGAGGCGGTCCTATTGCTATCGAGATGGCACAGGCCTTCTGCAGGCTTGGCACCACGGTCTCGGTGATACAGAGAAGCGGTCAGATACTGAGCAGAGAAGACCGGGACATGGCTGATGCCGTGATGCAGAACCTTGCTGTGGAAGGAGTGAAGTTCTATCTCGACAGGTCGGTTATCTCAGTGCGAAATTCAGAGACCGGACGCGAAGTGCTCATGCGCGGCAAAGACAGCAGGCAGGAAACTATTGTGGCTGATGAAATCCTTGTCGCTATGGGAAGAGAGCCGAATCTGAAAGGCCTTGGACTTGAGAATGCCGGAGTTGAGTTTGACGGTAAGGGACTCAAGCTCGACAGCAGGCTCAGGACAACGCAGAAGCATATCTTCGGAGCAGGCGATGTGACCGGCGCATATCAGTTTACGCATGCTGCAGGGTATGAAGGCGGCGTGGTGCTGACAAACGCGGTCCTTCATCTGCCGCGCAAGGCAGATTACACCTTCTTCCCCTGGTGCACATACACCGATCCCGAGCTTGCGAATATCGGTATGAACGAAACAGCAGCAGAAGGCGCGGGCCTTCAGCCCGCTGTATGGATAGAGGAGTTCAAAATGAATGACAGGGGTCTTGCTGAAGGCGAAGGGCTCGGCAGGATCAAGCTGGTCCTTGATGCAAAGGAGAAGCCGCTCGGTGTGCAGATCCTAGGACTCCACGCAGGAGAGCTGATCAGCGAATGGGTTGCTGCCCTGAACGGAGGGGTGAAGCTGTCGACGCTTGCAGGCGCAGTGCATCCGTATCCGACCCTGGCTGAGATCAACAAGCGAGTTGTTGGCAATTACTTTTCGGGCAAGATATTTTCAGAAAAAGTGAAGAAGACCCTCAGGTTTTTCTTTCACCTCAGGGGAAGGGCCTGCGGTGAAAAATAA
- a CDS encoding 3-deoxy-7-phosphoheptulonate synthase, protein MSFQYVHEMPSVKEIMQTMPLSAGLKKLKKQRDEEIRGVFEGTIDKLIVIIGPCSADNADSVCEYVNRLAKMQDETKERLIIIPRIYTNKPRTTGEGYKGMAHQPKPSEEPNMVKGLKAIRKMHIRALEESHLPAADEMLYPGNYPYLEDILSYVAVGARSVENQLHRLTISGLDVPSGMKNPTGGDLEVMLNSVQAAQLPHVFVYNGWEVRTPGNPLAHCILRGAVDAYGTNIQNYHYEDLRRLAETYKKRNLANPAIIVDTNHANSNKKFHEQPRIAKEVMMSRENSKTLRRKIKGFMIESYLVEGTQKISENIYGKSITDPCLGWEESERLLRDLADYA, encoded by the coding sequence ATGAGTTTTCAATACGTTCATGAAATGCCAAGTGTAAAAGAGATCATGCAGACCATGCCCCTTTCTGCCGGGCTCAAGAAGCTCAAGAAGCAGCGGGACGAAGAGATCAGAGGCGTGTTTGAAGGCACTATCGATAAGCTGATCGTGATCATCGGGCCCTGCTCGGCTGACAATGCCGATTCAGTCTGCGAGTATGTCAACCGGCTTGCAAAAATGCAGGATGAGACCAAGGAGCGGCTGATCATAATCCCCCGCATCTATACCAATAAGCCGCGCACAACCGGAGAAGGATACAAGGGAATGGCGCACCAGCCCAAACCCTCGGAAGAACCGAATATGGTAAAAGGTCTTAAGGCGATCCGCAAGATGCATATCCGCGCGCTTGAGGAATCACATCTGCCGGCAGCTGACGAGATGCTCTATCCCGGCAACTACCCGTATCTCGAAGATATCCTGAGCTATGTTGCGGTGGGCGCCCGGTCAGTCGAAAACCAGCTCCACAGACTCACGATCAGCGGTCTTGATGTTCCTTCCGGAATGAAAAATCCGACGGGCGGCGATCTTGAAGTGATGCTTAACTCTGTGCAGGCAGCCCAGCTGCCGCACGTCTTCGTGTATAACGGATGGGAGGTACGGACTCCCGGCAATCCTCTTGCTCACTGCATTCTTCGCGGCGCCGTCGATGCGTACGGCACGAACATTCAGAACTATCATTACGAAGACCTCAGGAGGCTTGCAGAGACGTACAAGAAGCGCAACCTCGCAAATCCCGCGATCATTGTTGACACCAATCATGCGAACTCCAACAAGAAATTCCATGAACAGCCCCGGATCGCCAAAGAGGTCATGATGAGCCGTGAAAACTCAAAGACACTCAGACGCAAGATAAAGGGTTTTATGATCGAAAGCTATCTGGTGGAAGGGACGCAGAAGATAAGCGAAAACATCTACGGCAAATCGATCACCGACCCCTGTCTCGGATGGGAAGAGTCAGAGCGTCTGCTCAGGGACCTGGCAGATTACGCGTAG
- a CDS encoding MFS transporter, which produces MLCIMACLGFGRFALGMLLPSMAATLNLSYSQMGYISTGNFLGYLISVLVSGHFAVRIGPRRFIFFSLLLVGLSMALVSQARTFGQVLLLYMLTGIGSGATNVPVMGLVSAWFKAKKRGKAAGFVVIGSGFAIMLSGKLIPYINSVTVSEGWRTSWLILSCMVTVIAILGVLFLRNRPEEMGLLPVGSDDSASVQTAPRPPVNVYREWMIYYLGIIYFLFGYTYVIYATFIVTTLVKERGFSEALAGNFWAWVGFLSLFSGPVFGTLSDRLGRKAGLIMVFSLQTMAYLLVASGLPGPFLYLSIFFFGIVAWSIPSIMAAAVGDYVGARNAPAAFGLVTFIFGFGQIAGPSVAGILAERTGSFSSSFIMAALLAGSAIVLTLFLRKPQEKIREETIRT; this is translated from the coding sequence ATGCTCTGCATTATGGCCTGCCTTGGTTTCGGACGGTTTGCTCTTGGCATGCTCCTGCCTTCCATGGCTGCTACACTGAACCTCTCTTATTCCCAGATGGGGTATATAAGCACCGGCAACTTTCTCGGCTATCTCATTTCCGTGCTGGTAAGCGGTCATTTCGCGGTCAGGATCGGACCCCGCAGATTTATATTTTTTTCTCTGCTTCTGGTCGGCCTATCCATGGCATTAGTCAGCCAGGCCCGGACCTTTGGCCAGGTGCTGCTGCTCTATATGCTGACCGGCATCGGCAGCGGCGCTACAAATGTGCCGGTCATGGGACTGGTATCTGCCTGGTTCAAGGCAAAAAAGCGTGGAAAGGCGGCAGGCTTTGTGGTGATAGGCAGCGGCTTTGCGATCATGCTTTCAGGCAAGCTTATCCCATACATTAACAGTGTGACAGTCAGTGAAGGATGGAGAACGAGCTGGCTTATTCTGAGCTGCATGGTCACTGTTATTGCGATCCTGGGTGTTCTCTTTCTCAGGAACAGGCCTGAAGAAATGGGACTTCTGCCGGTCGGCAGCGATGACTCGGCCTCTGTGCAGACTGCACCGAGGCCGCCCGTGAATGTTTACAGGGAATGGATGATCTATTACCTCGGTATCATCTATTTTCTTTTCGGTTATACGTATGTGATCTATGCAACGTTTATTGTGACGACCCTGGTGAAAGAACGGGGATTTTCAGAGGCACTCGCCGGCAATTTCTGGGCATGGGTTGGATTTCTCAGTCTTTTTTCCGGGCCGGTATTCGGGACGCTTTCGGACAGGCTCGGCAGGAAGGCAGGGCTGATCATGGTCTTTTCGCTCCAGACCATGGCCTATCTGCTGGTCGCATCAGGCCTGCCCGGACCATTCCTTTATCTCTCGATCTTCTTCTTCGGCATTGTTGCGTGGTCCATACCTTCTATCATGGCAGCTGCTGTCGGTGATTATGTGGGCGCGCGGAATGCTCCTGCTGCATTCGGCCTGGTGACCTTCATCTTCGGCTTCGGACAGATCGCAGGACCTTCTGTTGCGGGAATATTGGCTGAAAGAACCGGCAGCTTTTCTTCAAGTTTCATCATGGCAGCATTATTGGCAGGCAGTGCAATTGTGCTTACGCTGTTTCTGAGAAAACCGCAGGAGAAGATACGTGAAGAGACCATCAGAACGTAA
- a CDS encoding RNB domain-containing ribonuclease → MEHTDRQHRVILKRIAHRVMLERGLLPEFSKEAEEQLAAITAPATADNEQVRDLRDLLWCSIDNDDSRDLDQLTVAVRLPDDGTKLLIAVADVDAIVRLGSAIDAHAKHNTTSVYTDAEIFPMLPEKLSTDLSSLNFHEDRLAIVIEIILSRDGTLVSSDIYRATVMNKAKLAYNSVAAWLEGEGPLPEATDVVDGLAENLLLQDRAAQKMKAYRHEHGALDFETIQTRALFDNDEIRDLEERRRNRAMDIIEDFMVAANGVTARYLGSKKFPSLRRVVRIPKRWERIIEVAAEHDYTLPQRPDSKALEQFLVKAKAADPLRFPDLSLTIIKLMGNGEYVAEFPGQTAPGHFGLAVKDYSHSTAPNRRYPDLITHRLLKAALSGGEIPYLREELEALARHCTAQEDAANKVERQVGKSAAALLLESRIGEKFDAIVTGAADKGTWVRIFHPPVEGKLMEGFKGVDVGDKIRVQLVRTDVDRGFIDFRKVSSGRGRNR, encoded by the coding sequence ATGGAACATACAGACAGACAACACCGCGTTATTCTGAAGAGGATCGCCCACAGGGTGATGCTTGAGCGGGGGCTTCTTCCTGAGTTCTCGAAAGAAGCGGAGGAACAACTTGCTGCGATCACCGCACCTGCCACTGCTGACAATGAGCAGGTCCGCGACCTCAGAGACCTTCTCTGGTGCTCGATTGACAATGACGACTCGCGTGACCTTGACCAGCTTACGGTTGCGGTAAGGTTGCCGGATGACGGCACCAAACTTCTGATCGCGGTTGCTGATGTTGATGCCATCGTCAGGCTCGGCTCTGCCATTGATGCGCATGCAAAGCATAACACCACCTCTGTGTACACTGATGCCGAGATATTTCCGATGCTCCCTGAAAAGCTTTCTACGGATCTTTCTTCCCTGAATTTTCATGAGGACCGTCTTGCGATCGTGATAGAGATCATACTTTCACGTGACGGGACACTCGTGTCATCCGACATCTACCGTGCAACGGTCATGAACAAGGCAAAACTGGCGTACAACAGTGTTGCTGCATGGCTGGAGGGAGAGGGGCCTCTGCCCGAGGCCACTGATGTGGTTGATGGTCTTGCAGAGAATCTTCTGTTGCAGGATAGGGCAGCGCAGAAGATGAAGGCGTACAGGCATGAACATGGCGCATTGGATTTCGAGACCATTCAGACCAGGGCGCTGTTTGACAATGATGAGATACGTGATCTTGAGGAGCGCAGACGAAACCGTGCCATGGACATAATCGAAGACTTCATGGTGGCGGCAAACGGTGTGACAGCGCGGTATCTTGGCTCTAAAAAGTTTCCGTCCCTGAGACGTGTTGTCCGTATCCCGAAAAGGTGGGAGCGGATCATTGAGGTGGCTGCGGAGCACGATTATACGCTCCCTCAGAGACCTGACTCAAAGGCGCTTGAGCAATTTCTGGTAAAGGCAAAGGCTGCTGATCCTCTGAGGTTCCCGGACCTTTCACTCACCATCATCAAGCTGATGGGTAATGGTGAATACGTTGCTGAATTTCCCGGACAGACAGCTCCGGGTCACTTTGGGCTGGCAGTAAAGGATTATTCCCATTCAACTGCCCCAAATCGGCGCTATCCTGATCTGATAACCCACAGGCTTCTGAAGGCGGCCTTGTCAGGGGGAGAGATCCCCTATCTGAGGGAGGAGCTGGAGGCGCTTGCTCGGCACTGCACTGCGCAGGAGGATGCTGCCAATAAGGTGGAGCGGCAGGTCGGCAAGTCTGCTGCGGCCCTTCTGCTGGAATCAAGGATCGGTGAAAAGTTCGACGCCATTGTTACGGGCGCTGCTGACAAGGGGACGTGGGTGCGCATTTTCCATCCGCCGGTAGAGGGTAAGCTTATGGAAGGGTTCAAGGGCGTTGACGTGGGGGACAAGATACGGGTTCAGCTTGTACGCACGGATGTTGACCGGGGGTTCATAGACTTTAGAAAGGTCAGCTCCGGCCGGGGGCGAAACAGATAG